The following nucleotide sequence is from Saccharomyces kudriavzevii IFO 1802 strain IFO1802 genome assembly, chromosome: 5.
AATACTCCAAATTATGTCTGAACCATTGTGTTTGATATAACCAATCagcgtgtgttttatatgCCTATCTTATATGAATTAAGAAGGAACGACTTATGCTCAATTATCAAAACTCACTAAATCACTAATTATCAACGAAAATAGATTGTCAAAATTTGCAATCAAATTCTACAATTCAACAGAATTCAACAGGTCAGCATTGTTACCTATCGATATTTTAGTTGTTTTGTGTTGAGCCTTATTAGCCTTAACTGCATGGTTCTTATCAGTAGCTACCTGTTCTGTTGTATTACGAGCTCGAGTAATACCAGAATAATTTAGCAATTTTGTTGATGGCAGGGAAGCAACTTGTTGCTAAACTGGTTGTCGATATAATTCACGGCATTTTCCaatatataagatctaATCTATACTGAAAGGGTGGAAGCGCATAATCTCGGATCTAACTAATTGTTCAGGTATTTATACGTTCGAGATAGTATATCCAAACGATCTTGTCGTTTGCTTAACGTATTCGTTCTTATGTGTTTATAGTGTatctgttggaacaataatcaactatccatcaattactagtacagctgattaatacattcaatcacgtagctagaagattatcatatacggtgttaagaagatgacaaaaattattagaccagtgaaataagattcagaacagtcatcaaatttagtggaagctgaagtgcaagaaTTGATAATGtaataggatcaatgaataaagacgtataaaatgaagaaagaaataagaataagattatgtaaaagtgttgattccctttcgtgaattcctaaatccatgaggagaacttctagtatatcctatatacataatattattaattgttgataattagtagtattaattaagaataaaagcagaaatctttcttatacttatataagagaggtatataaaacacacgccgattggacatattaagtatgttcaacataagaataaactagggaatttactataagttcaatgtaacgacacatatcatttatatgtacattccaagttgatgttcaattaatggatctttgattcAGTTAAGCTCACTTTCcgaacagctcgtttagcattGCTTCATTCTACTAAAGATACGAAATCTGTGTAACATATAAGAAGTACACTTTAGAATACAGCCTGAATACTTCAGATAGTAACGatgactagttatgtgaataatgatgaacctacttgttccaacattaatcttaccaaaaatggaatcccaacaaatgtcacaagatttttaTGGTCAATAGTATCTGCTTCAGGTGTGTTTCATGGATGTTTCCGTCGCGTTCATTATGACGTATTGTCGTCAGGTTGAGGTACACCATTTCTTGAGGTACAGCATGTTCATTGATAATTCGCCATCTTAGTATAGTGGTTAGTACACATCGTTGTGGCCGATGAAACCCTGGTTCGATTCTAGGAGatggcatttttttatatatcaTCATTTACTTCCTGAGATGACGTGTTAATGTACGTGATAATTGATCTTGGTTTTATATTCATGAATTAAACCTTCAGTATTCAGAGCAAAGAATGTTGAGAACCTTGCAATTAATATAATGAAAGACAGCTTTAATATGATGAgataaaataataatatagtAATTTAACATAGTttaatataaaaaaagtaataaaaaataataatactaataataatactagtaatgataatagtaataaaagaaaataaagaaaaattgcatttcgttaataataataatgtaAAGCTTTCAATTTTCCACTAATTCGAATTCTCCACATCTTATTATTatctcctttttttttatttttatttttttatgtttctTATGCTTTTCGCAGATTGTTGAACCAGAGGGAATTATTTGTGTGTATGACAAGTGATGTTTGgatctttctttctttctttctttctttgtttctttccttgcatttttctttctttcttatacttcAACTTAACGGATTGTTTAAAGGCTCtctatttttatattcctcgtattcttcttctactaCTCTCTTGTTAAGTATTCCTTTTTAGATTTTAGATTAGAACGTGAAatctatttattttttctttctcccCCCAGCTTGCCTAGGTAAACTTTTTTGAGCGGGTTTtaaaatttggaaagaaCATAATAAACTTTCGTCAACGCTCATCATTGCACCGGCATTATCAAATTCACCACAATAATTTGGGGCACTGAAAAGTGTCACTAATTGTCTTTTACTAAAGAATTCGTAACCATCTTCCACAACTTGGTGGGCTCTGCAAATCAACTCCATGTCTTGTTTCTGTAAAAATCTGTTCACTACATCAGGACCAAAAGTGAAGGAAACACCTCTATCATTTTCACTCCAACCTACGATATCTTTATCTGGATCTGACCACAATAAGTCACATAACAAACCAACATCGGGAATATCCGTTGGTCTCATCACCCTTCTGATTTGTTCCATACTGTTCAAATCTGGTGAAAGGCCACCATGCATACAGAAGATCTTCTCGTCAATAATTGCAGCAATTGGTAGACAATTGAAACAATCTGTGAAAGTTTTCCATAGTTTGATATTATAACGTCTCTTACATTCATCATAGAACCCGTAAATTCTATTAATGGAGGCACATTCATGATTTCCTcttaaaatgaaaaagttttctGGATACTTGATCTTGTAGGCTAATAACAGGCAAATAGTTTCTAAAGATTGTTTACCACGGTCAACATAATCACCTAAAAATAGATAATTAGACTCTGGTGGAAATCCACCATACTCGAAAAGACGCAGCAAATCATAATATTGTCCATGAATGTCACCACatatctaaaaaaaaaaaaatttgaaaaaaaagttagtAAGAAAATTCTTCGGTAATTCAAGCCCATTCCATTGGCTTTTAGGCAATAATCACTGATATCAATCGCTCTCTGTTTCCCCTCAATGCCTCTTGCAGATCCACATCTTTCGGCTTTGTCCGCCCTATTCTCTCTCGGGctcaaaaaatattcattcTCTTCATAACGAAAaaatctcttctttttttagtgTGAGCAAGGGggatttttttaattatGGGAGGCGCCGGCCGGATGATGATACAAAATATAAGGAAATCTTGGTAGAGAAACGCCTAATAGGCTAAAAGATGAAACACAAAAGACGCTGAGTATCTCAGCCATCTCGACGCATGAGTAGAATAATATTGATAGAgcttgataattttttcaattcaacGGCGATGATTGTCAAAACGTCTTGGAACCGCTACGGGGGCAGAAGACATAAAAACTTGAGTTCCTACATATTCCGTCTCCCGGTTGGTAAATTCAACACTAACATACTTTGATTGGGGCTTCTAACTCTAGTAAAATCGGTTGTTTTATGAATATAGACCTGGCTTTTGAACATAAGTAtctgatttcattttcttctagaTCAACTTGTTGACCTGGTTTAGATCCTCTTACTTCCAATAATCTATCGATGATATTATCAACGTCAACTGGTTGTGAGTCCATTTCTTTAATCTAAGTGTATATTGTAGTAGTCTGCTTTTCCTCTCCCCAGTTACTCGTTCGTTCAcctcttgcttttttttcagttgtGGTGTTAACTTGTGTTacgttgtttttttcttcttcttttctactttggattttttttttccctctcTTGTTCCTTGAAACGAACgctaaaagaaaaaacagcaagtgttagaaaaaaaaatggggGAAGAGCGAATAAACAATGGTTGTCATCTATATAAGGGGTAATATGATCACTTTTTTCAGCTCTCATCCTAACGTAACATAGTGGAGTGCTGCTGTTTGTtgtaaaaataataaaaatggaGACGGGTACTGCATGTgcgattttttcttctggagGAAACGAAGGTCAGTAAATAGTAAAATATTACTACTTGCCGTCCCTCAATGAAATGTGCCAACAAACAATTAACTGTAAGCATACTGTTAAATGTTTACAGTAACACGTCTTCTTTAGGGCGTTATATACCTTGATTGGTCAATTGGCAACAAAGGGCTCAGGTATTCCATTTTCAGCTTTCACCTTGCCCTAATATAGAGGGAGGCAGATGGAAGAAAAGTATAAAACACCCACCGGTCTTTTGACAAAGTTCATGTAGTTTTAAATGCTGAAAACAAGTATGAAATGCTTTCCATTAATTTAATCACTAGAACCTcgttggaacaataatcaactatctTCCATTGCTTACTAATAAAAGAGATTGTGAAGCGCATTCATTCTTAATCAATGAATGACATAGTGTAAAACGAAGAACAAAGTTCGTGATAATATGGAAAGTTGTTGATTCGTTTCCTGCGGCTTCGTAACTCCCAAcgagaacttctagtatatcctatACACCTAATATTACTACCTATATCAAACAATGGGATTCCAACGATTCTCACAAGGTTCACACTTAGTTCAGGGTACTCAAAAAGTTCTATGCTTTCTTGCTTCCCCACATATAGATCGGTAACCGCGAATTTGTTATTTGACTGTCATTGAACAATGCGACTAGCCTGACATATAAGAAACAACTTTGAGTTCTCTGATGCCCTCTTGGACCAGCGGTAAAAATAGGCATTTTTTCACACCTTAGCAGATTTGACCAAAAGAGTTTGGGTAAGTGTTGTGGGTGTAAAAAGACGCACAGAATAAATTAGCCGGCTACGCTTTCCGGCGTTCGAAACTCACCGGCAGTTAAACTTGTAGGTAATTTACTGTGATGAATAACATTAGCGTGAACAATCTCTGACACAAAATCGAAAGATTTTAGGATTAGAAAAACTTATGTTGCCTTCCTTCTGAAAATTACTTTTTAATACTGCTTCTTATAGAAGTGTCATCGCATAACGGCACAGGTCGTAAATTGTACCCTTGGTTATTATCCATAACTCTTTTGATTTGcccttttttcaattgttcATACCATGCCGGCTTACAAAATCCGAAATTAGTTGCTGAAAAATATTACCGCTTTAATGAGTGGGCAATAGGTCTCTTCTTACTCTTGCGTTGCTCTTGAAGCCAACGCCTTGGGGACTCACAGGGCAAACACAGTAAAGCACTTCGATAGTACTCGGAAAACATACACTAAATCGAAAGAAAGCAGCACTGCATTTTCTAGCCGCACAGCATTACTCAGTTTGTTGCTAGATCATTTAAATTGAGCTTAGATAATAAAAGATCAGTTTGGCAGCAAAGGGTCATAAATACAGGCTAAAGTCTCAGTCAGGCAGCGCCACCATATTTCAAGTATCTTATTATTaccttttgtttttttgttaacGTCGCTAGTATCGCTctagcttttttttccggTTATGCTCATCGTTGCCTAAGTGTATTTTAGTCATTTCCAGTTCTTTCACtactagaaaaaaaaactatcgCAAATTATTATAAACACGCACAACCACGAAATTAAGATTATGACTGTATTACAACCACCGTCCAGTGTTTGTTATCCGCTGAACCTCCCTATCGTGCCTAATCCGAACTTAGATGAAGCAACAGGAAAAAAGCTCACGCTGGAATGCAGAACCGGTGCCGCGATAGAGTTAGCCCGTTCAGGTGTGTATGTTCATGGGGGTCTCACATTACCTCTAAACTTGAGCACTATAAACTCATTACAATTACAAAAGGAGCtaatattatattttggaaaacagaaaagtagaaatgcagatttcaaaactttggCTGATTGGATAAGTCCTGAGATATTCTTCCTTGATTTAATTTCTAGAACATGGCAAAGAATGATTACCACAGTGGATACTTCTGAAGATGACACGAATAACAACCTACacttcaaagaaagacTGTTCCATTCTATGTGCTTTACAGAATCAAacatttatatttttggtGGGCTAATAGTTTCACCTCATAATGGCTATGAGCTGATAGCAACAAATGATTTATGGAAGCTAGATCTTAGAACCAAGTGTTGGTCTTTAGTAAGTGAAAATCCTCAAATAACAAGACGGTTCAATCATAGCATGCACATTctaaatgaaaataacgaaaaggaagataCAAAACTAATTATAGTGGGCGGGTTAGATAATATGGATATTCccgtaaaaaaaattgatatatTTGACCTACATACAAGCTCCTGGGAATCGGAATCAAAATcggaaaataaaagggaTTTGAAACGGTCGTTAAAGATTTTAGTCAATATTGATGGAGTGCCAATTTCTCTATCCCATGACTCAAACTTTTCGGTTttaattgaaaacaatgagGCCGAAATTCCCACATTGGCGTTATATTATCCTCAAAACGAAGCTAGTACATCTAGAAGGAGAACCAGCAATGACAACTTCTCCAACTATGCTCATAGTTTTGACGAGCATACGAAACCACCAAAGTATCGCCAGCACCATCATAGTGACCTCAAATATCTAGAAAGCGATGACACAGATGATAATACAGTCAGAACGCTTATGTCGCCAATCGTGATTTTGCCGCTGCTTACAAACTCGCAGGGTGCTAGAATGACGTCAAATCCTACTCAAAACAACAAAGAGAATTCTATCCTGCAAGCGCCATTTCACTTGCAATATCCCTCGGGTGATTACTT
It contains:
- the GLC7 gene encoding type 1 serine/threonine-protein phosphatase catalytic subunit GLC7 (similar to Saccharomyces cerevisiae GLC7 (YER133W); ancestral locus Anc_8.159) → MDSQPVDVDNIIDRLLEVRGSKPGQQVDLEENEIRYLCSKARSIFIKQPILLELEAPIKICGDIHGQYYDLLRLFEYGGFPPESNYLFLGDYVDRGKQSLETICLLLAYKIKYPENFFILRGNHECASINRIYGFYDECKRRYNIKLWKTFTDCFNCLPIAAIIDEKIFCMHGGLSPDLNSMEQIRRVMRPTDIPDVGLLCDLLWSDPDKDIVGWSENDRGVSFTFGPDVVNRFLQKQDMELICRAHQVVEDGYEFFSKRQLVTLFSAPNYCGEFDNAGAMMSVDESLLCSFQILKPAQKSLPRQAGGRKKK